In one window of Hyla sarda isolate aHylSar1 chromosome 1, aHylSar1.hap1, whole genome shotgun sequence DNA:
- the LOC130322978 gene encoding vomeronasal type-2 receptor 26-like isoform X1: MLTAIAYISSLSEYLRRVHFRDPLGEDVHFNEKGELSSFYFILNYASLINGILTQKVVGYFNTSAQEGNQLEFNNEKIVWKNSDIPVSTCSEQCPPGYKRTIKPGIHKCCFECLKCSKGEITNETDSVSCLKCPEDQWPNDMNECVPKPIEFLSYKNDPTVFIVSIISVLCFVKTSTILGIFILFRDTPVVRANNQTLSFILLVSIMLSFLCVFLFLGRPTHVTCMLRQTSFGIIFSVAISSILAKTIMVYMAFKATKPGSSWRKFIGVKITNCVVFFCSFLQVLISIIWLSTSSPFPEKNTHLYQDKIIFQCNEGSMLAFSILLGYMGLLAAVSFIVAFLARNLPDRFNEAKNITFSMLVVCSVWVAFIPSYMSVTGKNTVLVEIFAVISSSVGILGCIFFPKCYIILVRPELNSKSGLSRQKAL; encoded by the exons TACCTAAGAAGAGTTCATTTCAGAGATCCTCTTGGAGAAGACGTTCATTTCAATGAGAAAGGAGAATTGTCCTCATTCTATTTTATCCTAAATTATGCAAGTCTCATCAATGGAATATTGACCCAAAAAGTTGTTGGATATTTCAATACATCAGCCCAGGAAGGAAATCAACTGGAGTTTAATAACGAAAAAATCGTTTGGAAAAATTCTGAT ATCCCAGTATCTACCTGCTCTGAACAGTGTCCTCCAGGTTATAAGAGAACCATAAAGCCAGGAATACACAAATGCTGCTTTGAATGTTTGAAATGCTCAAAGGGAGAAATAACCAATGAAACAG aCAGTGTTTCATGCCTAAAATGTCCTGAAGATCAATGGCCAAATGACATGAATGAGTGTGTACCAAAACCTATAGAATTTCTGTCTTACAAAAATGACCCCACAGTTTTCATAGTCTCCATTATTTCAGTGTTATGTTTTGTCAAAACATCTACGATCTTGGGAATCTTCATTCTATTTAGAGACACTCCGGTGGTCAGAGCAAATAATCAAACCCTGAGCTTCATTCTCCTGGTTTCCATCATGTTGAGTTTCCTCTGTGTATTTTTGTTCCTGGGTCGCCCTACACATGTCACCTGTATGCTCCGTCAGACTTCATTCGGGATCATCTTCTCAGTAGCTATCTCTTCTATTCTGGCTAAAACCATCATGGTCTACATGGCCTTCAAAGCCACCAAACCTGGAAGTTCCTGGAGGAAATTTATTGGTGTGAAAATTACAAACTGTGTTGTCTTCTTCTGTTCATTTCTTCAAGTCCTAATAAGTATCATTTGGTTATCTACATCTTCTCCATTCCCAGAAAAGAACACTCACTTATACCAAGACAAGATAATATTCCAGTGTAATGAAGGGTCCATGCTGGCCTTCTCCATACTCCTGGGCTATATGGGACTACTTGCAGCTGTTAGTTTCATTGTTGCTTTTTTGGCCAGAAATTTACCAGATCGTTTTAATGAAGCTAAAAACATCACGTTCAGCATGCTGGTTGTCTGCAGTGTCTGGGTGGCTTTTATCCCCTCCTATATGAGTGTTACTGGGAAGAATACAGTTCTTGTAGAGATATTTGCTGTAATATCATCAAGTGTTGGTATTTTGGGCTGCATATTCTTCCCTAAATGTTATATTATACTGGTGAGACCAGAATTAAATTCAAAAAGTGGTTTATCAAGGCAAAAAGCATTATAA
- the LOC130322978 gene encoding vomeronasal type-2 receptor 26-like isoform X2, which translates to MLTAIAYISSLSEIPVSTCSEQCPPGYKRTIKPGIHKCCFECLKCSKGEITNETDSVSCLKCPEDQWPNDMNECVPKPIEFLSYKNDPTVFIVSIISVLCFVKTSTILGIFILFRDTPVVRANNQTLSFILLVSIMLSFLCVFLFLGRPTHVTCMLRQTSFGIIFSVAISSILAKTIMVYMAFKATKPGSSWRKFIGVKITNCVVFFCSFLQVLISIIWLSTSSPFPEKNTHLYQDKIIFQCNEGSMLAFSILLGYMGLLAAVSFIVAFLARNLPDRFNEAKNITFSMLVVCSVWVAFIPSYMSVTGKNTVLVEIFAVISSSVGILGCIFFPKCYIILVRPELNSKSGLSRQKAL; encoded by the exons ATCCCAGTATCTACCTGCTCTGAACAGTGTCCTCCAGGTTATAAGAGAACCATAAAGCCAGGAATACACAAATGCTGCTTTGAATGTTTGAAATGCTCAAAGGGAGAAATAACCAATGAAACAG aCAGTGTTTCATGCCTAAAATGTCCTGAAGATCAATGGCCAAATGACATGAATGAGTGTGTACCAAAACCTATAGAATTTCTGTCTTACAAAAATGACCCCACAGTTTTCATAGTCTCCATTATTTCAGTGTTATGTTTTGTCAAAACATCTACGATCTTGGGAATCTTCATTCTATTTAGAGACACTCCGGTGGTCAGAGCAAATAATCAAACCCTGAGCTTCATTCTCCTGGTTTCCATCATGTTGAGTTTCCTCTGTGTATTTTTGTTCCTGGGTCGCCCTACACATGTCACCTGTATGCTCCGTCAGACTTCATTCGGGATCATCTTCTCAGTAGCTATCTCTTCTATTCTGGCTAAAACCATCATGGTCTACATGGCCTTCAAAGCCACCAAACCTGGAAGTTCCTGGAGGAAATTTATTGGTGTGAAAATTACAAACTGTGTTGTCTTCTTCTGTTCATTTCTTCAAGTCCTAATAAGTATCATTTGGTTATCTACATCTTCTCCATTCCCAGAAAAGAACACTCACTTATACCAAGACAAGATAATATTCCAGTGTAATGAAGGGTCCATGCTGGCCTTCTCCATACTCCTGGGCTATATGGGACTACTTGCAGCTGTTAGTTTCATTGTTGCTTTTTTGGCCAGAAATTTACCAGATCGTTTTAATGAAGCTAAAAACATCACGTTCAGCATGCTGGTTGTCTGCAGTGTCTGGGTGGCTTTTATCCCCTCCTATATGAGTGTTACTGGGAAGAATACAGTTCTTGTAGAGATATTTGCTGTAATATCATCAAGTGTTGGTATTTTGGGCTGCATATTCTTCCCTAAATGTTATATTATACTGGTGAGACCAGAATTAAATTCAAAAAGTGGTTTATCAAGGCAAAAAGCATTATAA